CAGCGTTCCCTCGCCCTCGATCGCGTCGATCGGGAACGGGTCGATAAGCGTGTTGCTCCCGATGCAGAGCGTCCCGTCGCCCTTGGTCACGGCGAAGCCGAAGACCGGGTCCTCGATCCGCTTCCCGGCGCGCCAGTCGAGCTCCACGACGAGCGGCTCCCCGCTCAGGATGCGCTCGACCGCCCCGCCCTTCCCGTCCGTGAACCGGACGGCGGAGATGACCGCCTCCTTCGTGCCCCACTCCCGCACGACCACCGCCCCCGCCTTCTGGAAGCCGAGGCTCTTGTACTGGTCCACCACCTGTCCCGGCTCGCCGACCCGGACGATCCTCCCCGCGTCGAGGAGGAGGACCGAGTCGCTCACCTCGGTGATGGTGTCGAGGTCGTGCGAGACGATGAGCATTGTCTTCCCCGCGCGCTTGAACTGCGCGATCTTCTCGATGCACTTCTTCCTGAACGTCTCATCCCCCACCGCCATCACCTCGTCGATGAGGAGGATGTCGGGATTCACCTCGACGGCGACGGCGAAGCCGAGGCGGACGTACATCCCGGAGGAGTAGTGCTTCACCGGGATGTCGATGAACTGCTCGAGCTCCGCGAAGCGCACGATCGCGTCGAACCGCTCGGCGATCTCCCTCCTCGTCAAGCCGAGGATCGAGCCGTTCAGGCGGATGTTCTCCGCGCCGGTGAGGTCGGGGTGGAACCCCGCGCCGAGCTCCAGCAGCGAGGAGACGCGCCCGCGCACCTCGACCGTCCCCTCGGTGGGGCGCATCGTGCGGGCGAGGATGCCGAGGAGGGTGCTCTTCCCGGCGCCGTTGGCGCCGATGATGCCGATCGTCGAGCCCGCCTCGGCGGCGAAACTGATCCCCTTCAGCGCCCAGAACTCCTCCCGCCCCTTCTGGCCGCGCAGGAGAGACATGGCGGACGCCTTGAGCGTGTTCCGCCCGGCGTGCTTGAGGGTGAACCGCTTCCCGACGCCGCTGACCTCGATGGA
This portion of the Chlamydiota bacterium genome encodes:
- a CDS encoding ABC transporter ATP-binding protein, with protein sequence MKSIEVSGVGKRFTLKHAGRNTLKASAMSLLRGQKGREEFWALKGISFAAEAGSTIGIIGANGAGKSTLLGILARTMRPTEGTVEVRGRVSSLLELGAGFHPDLTGAENIRLNGSILGLTRREIAERFDAIVRFAELEQFIDIPVKHYSSGMYVRLGFAVAVEVNPDILLIDEVMAVGDETFRKKCIEKIAQFKRAGKTMLIVSHDLDTITEVSDSVLLLDAGRIVRVGEPGQVVDQYKSLGFQKAGAVVVREWGTKEAVISAVRFTDGKGGAVERILSGEPLVVELDWRAGKRIEDPVFGFAVTKGDGTLCIGSNTLIDPFPIDAIEGEGTLRLSFPSLPLLRGRYYFSFSLHTRDHKTSYHRLDNRFSLWVDSPRKAEGVADIPCRWERI